In Micromonospora cremea, the genomic window CGCCCTGACCACCATCCAGCGGGACCTGGGCGTCGACCCGACCACCGTGATCTGGATTCCCAGCGCCTACACCCTGGTGGTGGCGAGCCTGGTGCTGTCCGCCGCGACGTTGGGAAACCGGTACGGGCGCAAGCGGATGTTCGCTGCCGGCGTCGTCGCCATGATCGTTGGTGGCGCTGTCGTCGCCGAGGCCCCGACGGCGGCCTGGGTGATCGCCGGGCAGTTGGTGGCGGGCCTCGGCGGAGCCCTGATCCTGCCGAACAGCCTGGCGATCCTCGGCGCGACCTTCACCGACCCGCACCGACGCACCGAGGTCATCACCGCCTGGTCGGCCGCCTCCGGCATCGGCCTGGCGGTCGGCCCGCTGATCGCGGGCACCCTGCTGCGGCACTTCCACTGGCACAGCGTCTTCCTGTCGACGATCGTGCTGGGCGTGGTCACCCTCGTCGTGGCCGCGGTCGGGGTGGCCGAGTCCCGGCAGGCCGCTGGCCGCCTGGACGTGTCCGGCCTGCTGCTCGGCACCATCGCCATCGCCGCCGCCGTCTACGCCATGATCAGGGGCGGTCGGGACGGCTACACCAGCCCGGTCGTGGCGACGACCTGGATCGTCTCCGCCGCCGCGCTGGTCGGATTCGTGCTGGTCGAGCTGCGCACCAGCGCGCCGATGCTCGACGTACGGCTGTTCCGGTCCGCGTCGTTCAGCGCCGTCATGGTCGTTGCCGCTGTGTCGCTGTTCGGCTTCACCGGCGTGGCGATCCTGCTCGTCCTGTTCCACGAACGTGCCCAGGCGCTCAGCCCGCTGGACACCGGCTGGCGGATGCTGGTGCTCTTCGGTGTCTACGCGGTCGTCGCCTTCGCCGCCGGGCGGACGATCCGCCGCACCGGGTTCAAGACCCCCCTCACCGCTGGCCTCGTCCTCGGTGCCCTGGCCAGTTTCGGTCTGGCCGCCCAGGGCCCGGCCACCCCGTTCGAGCACCGCTGGCCGCTGCTGGCGCTGTTCGGCGCCGCCAGCGCCCTGGTGGTTGCCCCGGCGACCGCGGCGGCGCTGGCCAGCGTTGCGCCCGCCCAGGCGGGCATGGCTTCCGGCGCGGTCAACGCCGCTCGCCAGGTCGGCTCGGTGCTCGGTTCGTCCCTGCTGGGCACGCTGCTCACCACCACGATGCTGGCCGACCTGCCCCATCGGCTCGCCGCTCACCAGGTGGGCGAGCCCACCCGGACGGCCGTGCAGTCGGCGGTGGTCGGCGGCGCCACCGGTGACCAGACGCTGCCCGACCCGGTCCGGTCAGCGCTCGCCGAGGCCCTGACCGCCGGCGTGCAGGCCGGGCTACGGGTCAACGGCATCGTCTTCCTCGCGACCGCCGTGCTGGCCCTCGCCCTCGTCCGGAACCGGCCGCACCAGCACTAGCCGGCGCGGGGGGCCGCCTGGGTCGGGATGTGCTCGTAGCGCTTACGCATGATCTCGCTGGCGGCCGGGCCGGCGGCGAAGACGAAGTCGCTGTCGTCGAGCGGACGCCCGGTGCTCCGGTCGACGATGACCGGATCGGCCTCCACGCCGGTGTTCCGGTCGACCAGGATCATGCTGCGTTCACTCGGGTCCAGGCGGGAGTTGCGAGGTGCCGCTGGTGTCGTACGAGATCACCGACGTCGACGGCACTCCCACCGGCACCATCGTGACCACGACGATCACCGGTGACTTCCCCGGCAGCCCGTTCGCCGGGCTCAGGTACCGCTTCAGTGACTACGACGACAGCGCGATCCGGGTCCTACGCATCGCGCCCTGACGACCTCTCGGCGGTCTGCGCCGGAGGTTCGTCGGTCTGGCCCCGAGGAGGCTGTCGCCCTTACGCCGAGGGTATTGGTGGTTCGGGCGGGTGTCCGTGGGCCCGGATGCTGTCGGTGACGGCAACCCCGGCGAGCACGAGGGTGGCGGTGAGACCGGCAACCAGCGCGGGGGTGAGCACCAGGACGGGGCCCGCAACCACCAGTACGAGCAGCGCGACCAGCCGGGACGGCGACACCCGGCTGAACACCTCGTACTCGAATCGGGCGCGTCCGGCCAGGAACAACGCGGGCCCGCCGAGGATGACGCCGGCAAGCCAGGGCGCCGTCTGCTCGGTGGGGTGGACGATGACGACCTCGATACCGGCAGCGGTGGCGACCACACCGGCCACCATGAGCAGGTGAGTGTAGGGCGCGGACCGTACGAATCTGCCTGGATTTCGGGATGTTTCGATGGCAGCTTGCAGCAGGGCCCCGGCGCGGTGGACGTAGATCTGCCACAGCAGCACGGTGGCGGCGAAGCCGACCAGGAGCGCCACCGTACGGACGGTCGTCGGGTCGTTGTCGGCGTAGGCCAGCGTGGTGACGAGGATGAGGTCCCCGAGGGCGAGGGTGAAGAACTGCTGGTAGCGCTCCGCCAGGTGGTCGGCTGCCACCGCGTACTGGGGCATGGGTACCCGGCCGATCCGCGGCGTG contains:
- a CDS encoding MFS transporter, with protein sequence MTLIAMCLGAMITFLQITATVSALTTIQRDLGVDPTTVIWIPSAYTLVVASLVLSAATLGNRYGRKRMFAAGVVAMIVGGAVVAEAPTAAWVIAGQLVAGLGGALILPNSLAILGATFTDPHRRTEVITAWSAASGIGLAVGPLIAGTLLRHFHWHSVFLSTIVLGVVTLVVAAVGVAESRQAAGRLDVSGLLLGTIAIAAAVYAMIRGGRDGYTSPVVATTWIVSAAALVGFVLVELRTSAPMLDVRLFRSASFSAVMVVAAVSLFGFTGVAILLVLFHERAQALSPLDTGWRMLVLFGVYAVVAFAAGRTIRRTGFKTPLTAGLVLGALASFGLAAQGPATPFEHRWPLLALFGAASALVVAPATAAALASVAPAQAGMASGAVNAARQVGSVLGSSLLGTLLTTTMLADLPHRLAAHQVGEPTRTAVQSAVVGGATGDQTLPDPVRSALAEALTAGVQAGLRVNGIVFLATAVLALALVRNRPHQH
- a CDS encoding low temperature requirement protein A translates to MTTDQAVGLTRRDEGPQRATLLELFLDLVFVAALALTSRTLAQRLDWVGGFQALLLLMAIWWVWSATALATDLYYAQRPPIFVTTLWVMLGTILMAGSLPGAFAAHALLFAGAYVAIQVGRGIFLVAALRGRAARLPASRFIFWFVVSAVPWLAGGLVAGPARGLLWAAALAVDYGSASLRYPTPRIGRVPMPQYAVAADHLAERYQQFFTLALGDLILVTTLAYADNDPTTVRTVALLVGFAATVLLWQIYVHRAGALLQAAIETSRNPGRFVRSAPYTHLLMVAGVVATAAGIEVVIVHPTEQTAPWLAGVILGGPALFLAGRARFEYEVFSRVSPSRLVALLVLVVAGPVLVLTPALVAGLTATLVLAGVAVTDSIRAHGHPPEPPIPSA